GAATAATTCAAGAAATTGTCAATTGTAGATATTTATGGTGACTTTGCAAATTTTAATATCTGTCAGTTTAATCCAGCCAGCCAGCATTAGCTGGATGAATCCGAACAAAGCCTACGTATAGATGAATATTTTGCAAGGTGCTACGTGAAGACTTTTGTAGACATTTGATGCTGCGTGAAGACATTGCAAGGTAGAAGCACGAATGAAGAAGAAGATTGAAACTTAGTCTTCTAACtttctttctttattttatAGCTTTCTTTCTTATTTTTTGAAATTCCTAATTTAAGATTTAGAGTTTAAGCACTCTTGTAACGTTTGGCCGTAGATATTCGTTTGTGAATGTTCAAGGCTGGGATTAGAAAAAGATGAATGTTTTGCATCCAAGTTGTGCTTTGAAAAACACTACACGGGCTATTTGGCTAGTTCTACGAACTCGCATTGAAGCTTGACACAGGGATTCCACAAAATTGACGTGCAAGGATGCTGCTCAATGCTCATAAAGAGGCCTAGGTTCTTCATGGAGATAGCATGCGAAAATCTTCGGTTAGCACGGCCGCGAGCCTTGACTAGCTTTTCTTTCCATCGGCCCAGCCAATCAGGCACCAACCACTGTTCCACTCTACCACTCGCCCTGTCTGTCCCTGATGCGAAAGGTGCTTCCTTTCCTTTCCGTCGCCCCTGATGAGATAGATGATTGTGCGGTTCAGTGGTCAACTTGCTGAGCGTGCGCGCCCATCAGCCCACGCCTAACCTCCGACGCCGCCGGCCGGTTCCCCGTCGTCGGTCCTACATGTAAAGTGAGCCGTCGCGCGTCACCGGCGGCCGGCCAATCGGACGGCCGCCTCGCCTCGGGTCGTCGCGGAGGCTGAGGCTGTACCTGTACACGGGCCGAGTTCCACGAAGATTCCTCCGCCAGCAGGTCGGGGTGCGGCTGGCTGGCTGGTCCCCGGGCCGGGATGGACGGCGGCATTGACGAAGCCAAGCGCCGGCGCCTCGTGAGGGAATGGATAGAGCTTTATGACCATGGCTGGAAAACCGACCGGGCGCGCGTGTTCGATCACCTTTTATCCCCCACCTGCTTTGGAGAAGCGTGTGCGTGCGAGCTTACCCGATCCGCGCTATCGTGACGGGTCGTTGGATTTATGGACGGAGAAACTTCATGAAATTGCCGAGCAAATTGCTGCTCCGCAGTGGCTTTCGCCGTCGGTGCTGGGTGGCCGGCTGCCCGGCCGCCGCGGGGGAACCCAGCAGGTCGGGGAGATCTCGCGCGGCGCGGCCCTCCCGTTTTCCCGTGGCGGCCGCGCGGACGGGGAGACCGGAGAATGTGGAAGCCCACCActcgcgcggcggcggcggggccggcgcaACTGAGCAAGGCCGGCGAGTTCTGCGGCCCACGAGCTGGATTTGGCGATAGGGCCGAGGCGGTGCCACTGGACTGGACCTGGACGATGCACTCATCGTTTGGGCCACTTCACTGCACCGCCTATTCAAAGGCAGAAAATGCGCCAATAATTGGAGTTGCACTATTGTTTTTCTGATCTTCAAAATAAGATCAATCTTAATTATACTTGATTtattttttctataattttttGTGAACCGGAACATTTTCATTGTGAAAGTAAAACAATTGTTCTAACTTCACAAGAAAATTATTCTACCTTTATAAGAAAAATATTCTAGCTTTAAAATCATCCAAGCATATTCAAACGTATCCAAACGCAAATCAAGtgatcttgttttgaaaattttgtCATAGCAAATACAATAATGCAATTGGATTTTGATTTGCATATACAGTTTGAAAAATACAATTTTTTAGCTTTTTATATTCTTTTTAGTTCTTCTTGGACCACACGTGCCCATTCTGGGATGCGCTAGTCACACAACAGCCCCCAAATGCCAAAAAGAGAAAACCACACACTGGGGCTTCCACAGTTCCACTTCCAAACGCACGGTAAGAGCAGCACAGAGAATCACTATCAGTTCATCCATTGGATATGCAGCGTTTTTCACACTCTCCATTCACCCGTTATCCAGCATCTTTATCTTAGTTACAGATTGCAGATGATATTGAGCCACGAAAAACACTCGCAATTATTCCTTATTCCTCTTTTGACGGAATATTTACAGAAATAGAATCATGATCGGGATGGTGACACGCGATGCTGTTCGTTGGCTACATAGGTATTTATAACTGCCATCTCCACAAAAGCATGTGTTCATATACATGTAGAACTATACTTGTACTCTAAGCTTCTTCAGCTACTACCTAAATCTAGAGAGCCGAGACGACGACAAAGAGAGCCTTACAGATGCAGCACATACATACACCACACAACAAGAGGAACAAGGAAGATGACAGACACCCCAGTCCATGTCGCCGGAAGCGAGGCAGctaggaagccgccgccgccgtggaccgGCGGCCGCCGATCATCTCCAGCCCGCAACCGAGGAAAACGACCGTGGGATCGAGCGCGGATCTGTCTACATCTCCTGGCTCTCTGACCTCGTCTCGCCATCACATCATGCTCGCCATGTCGCAAGCAACCGCACGGAGCTCCCGCTTCGTCCGGGAAGACGAAGTCAGATCACGCGATGATCTCGTCCGGCAGCGCCACGAACCGCGTCCGCTTCTGAAACACCACACAGAGATAGGGAAAAGAAAACCCCGTCAGCAAAAGCGACGAACAGAATGGATTTCAAAACCGCTTGCTAATCCGCACACGTATTAACGGATAACGATGTGCTCAAAAATTATGCTGGGAAAACAAGCAAAGTAAAACGCACGGCAGAAGCTAGACGCACACCAATAATGGCGGCTTCAAAATAAAATGGGCCGAGGAATGAATGTCTCGGATCATCGGAGCTAGACGTCCCTTTATCTTGACATGGAAAAAAGACGAGGAAAGATGTGTGTGTGTATGTAAAAGGATCGCAGATGGCGATAAGGTTAATTGCGATGAGCTCACGAGACAGTGTCGTGCGACAGGTCGGCCGTGCTGGTTACCGACAAGCTAGGTTAATTGCATGAGTTCTTATCAGTTTGACTTTTTTAGCTGCCAAGAACAAATCAGGTTGCTGTGGTGAATGGACGCGAACGCTGCATCAGCGACGGCGACTGGCAAGATCGGCAGGGGATGAACTGACGGGTGTGGGACGAGCAACTTGTAGTATTGTGATCCGTGAATCGGTTTGGTCTCTAATTGGGGGCGGTGACTCTCGCGGCGTGTTTTGTGCTGCCACCACAGGAGAATTCCTGATTTTCTTTTTCCCAATTCAAAGAGGAATTTATGAGTATTTTTCGGTGATTGCGTGACACACATTGACTGCCTACCGTTCTGACTTTTCCACTTCGACATGATTTGATCAGTACATGTTTAGATGGCTCTATACACTATACTTGCTGCGGCGATGAGACGGAAAGGACATCCCAAACTTGAACTGATATAGCCAGTTCCCTTCTTGATTACGAGTTTCACTATGTGAAATGCAAAATTTAAATCGAAAAAAACGTAGAGGGAGATGACTGCAGAAAAGGAGAAAAGCTATTGAGAaccttaagaaagagtttcaGCTAGACCCAGGATGATACTTGTCTTTTGAAATATCTGCTGACCACATGGATCGATAACCTAAAGAACCTATTTTGAAATTTCAGCAGCAAGACCAAATCTTGTTCAGCTGCAGATTGAAGTAAAAGTCTACGTCTACGAATACGACCCCGAAACTGCAGAGAGAAACTAAAGCAGAGAATTCAGCTACCGATGCATAACTCAAGTACGAGAGTGACAAGCAACTGTATTTGCCTAGTCACTGGACCAGTCAAAATCTTGAAAAATTCCTCGCACTATACCCGTCCCCAACCGCCGCCGCACCAACAACCAACAAGGCGGCGCCGGACCTGACGGCAAATGAATCCTGGCGTGCCAAGAATGGCATCAACCTGTCTGTGTGTGTGTCTCTCTCTCTTCAGACATTGCTCGAGTGCTCGGCGGCGCCGGCCTCCCTCGCCTTCTTTTTACCTTCACGCGACGTCCGCAACATCCATGGTGGCGCCGGCCTCGCCTTTTTCACTTTTTTTCCGTGAGGTTTCCCCGGGAAGCTTTTGTCAGTGTGGTGATCACCACCTCTCCCCCTCGTGGGATACGCTTTGATGCATACAGCTTGTGTATTGCCCAGAACGCCATGAAAAAGGGTTGGAAAGCTAGCCCATCAACAATGACCCCTTTTCTGAATCCTAGTAATTGGCTAGTGTTATCTACTGGCACAAGAAGTTGGGTTTGTGTTTGTTTGATTAATCCTTTTTTTCGAAAAGGGAAATTTTATTAACGTTTCAACCTTTGATTGATCTGGATAAGGATTACCTAGCTAACCTGACTATTTTAAACTCTGAAACCAAACCCGGCAAAAGGCTATGTGAACGCATTTGGATTTGAGCATAAAAGGGAGTTAAAATGGTGTTCGATCGACCCCTTTTGGGTTTCTTGCGGGAAATCGTTAGCCTTTTCTTTTGTGTAAGCATGATCTGGAACCCTTGCCATCCAGTAGTAGAAAAGGGCAGTGACATGGAATGGACCCCTATAGCTTAATAGTGGTTCTTAGGTTAGCCTAGCGTATTGGACACACTCCTGAAAACATTCAGCTCCAGATCGGTGCCCGGGAGGACACGTAAGGGATCCGAGTGGTTTCAGACAAAGTTGTCACTGCTCCCAGATCTCACTCGCTTTCATCTCAGTTATCCGGGTTATTTTTTGAGTTGGAGAATTTACACGCGATGTACAGGACAGACACAAACAGTATCATTTGACTGCTACCGGGTAATCCAAAAATAGCTCTCGACTACTGCAGATGCTCTGTTTTCATGAATTCGCGCTTCATGCATATCCGCTATAATGTTGTTCTCTAGTTCCCTAAAATTTTAATGTAACTTCACCTATTGATCTCTTTTTgtattttattttattatacAGAATGGGATTGTGAAAGTATTCTACCATTTTGGTGCTGCTGTGCTTACCAAGTTGTATATACTCCCAAGAGATTGCTGGTCAAAAGCAGCAGAACTCTACCACGTGCTTCTCACAAGGATGGTGTGTGAGAAAAATTCAGTTGGTTTAGTTTCAGTTTTGTGCAGATAATCAATCAAGATATTTGCAAAAGGTGATGCTCAGGggattttcttcttcttcttcttcttttttgtgTGTGCGTGCAACCTTCAAACAGCAGCTAGGACGCATGGCGAGAAGCTTGAAAGCTAGGAATCGTTCTGAGATAACTAATCCGGGTCCCGGGAGAGATGGATGCCGTGCATTACCTCTTTCCGGCTGGCCTTGACGTCCGGCGACGCGTACTCCGGCGTGCGGGGCAGCGCGGGCCACCTCTCGGGCGTCCTCGGCGCCGTCCCAGCGCCCGACGGCATCATGAACCCGGTCCCCCAGTCGGGCGTCGCCGCGAACCTCGGGCTCCGCTCCGGCGTCTGCGCGaacgcgccggcgccgacgccccAATCCGGCGTGGGCACGAACCGCGGGCTCCGCTCGGGCGTCCGCAGTATCCCCCTCTCCGGCGTGGCCGCGCCGCTGCCGGCGTTGGCCGCGCACAGCTGCATGATCCTGGCGGCGGCCTCGGCGCCGTCCCGGCTCTCGGCCATGAGCTTCTCGACCTGGGCCTTGGGCAGGCGCATCCGGAGCCGGACGGGCCCGCCCTCGGAGGCCGTGGAGAGCGGCGACGCCGGCGCCGTGGCGGCCGAGGCCGGGAGGGAGAGGTCGGAGGTGGACCGGCGCGTGAGCATGAGCGACTCGAGCCGCTCCCGCGCGCCGACGTGGAGCGCGCCGGACCACgcccggcgcggcggggcggcaggCCGGGGCAGCGCGACGAGGAAGTAGAGCCGGCCCGGGCGGAGCTGCGCGTCGTGCGCGAGCGGGCGGGCGCGGACGCCCAGCAGCTTCACCTCCTCGGACTCGAGGAGCTGGAACCCCGGGTGGTCGCGCAGCACCGCGCCCGCGAACGCCGGAGGCTTCACGCGGAACGCCGTGCCGTCCAGCTGCATGACCTTGGCGCCCTTCCGCCGGCCGCCGATGCTGTTGCCCATTGCCCCGCGCGgcttcttctccctctgcttCCTCCCCTTTGCTCGGGATTGGTGGGTGGCGCGGCTGTGTTTCTCTTGGGTTTGGCCTCCGCCTCCTCTCTCGCGGCGGTCGCGCTGGGTTTGGCTCGCTTTGTTGTATGTGGTGTTTGAGCGTAGCCGCGTAGGGCGTGTGAAGGAATTTAAAAGGGGGAGGGCTAAAGGCAAAGGGAGGTAGGGGGGCTTTGGAGTCAAAGGTGATGGTGGTATTCGGCTCAAGGACAAGAAAGGATGTATTTTGCAAGTTAATCCTTTTGTAAGGTAGTTGATTTTGTTTTATTTGCGAGAGGGCGAGGAAATATTTATCAGGTCACAACTTCTATTAGATCACATAGACCGAAGGAGGAAGGTCGGGGTGTGTGAACATGCCATGACTTATATTTACTACAGGTGGTGGAGGATCGCTAGGTGCACTTATGCAAGCGTGGAGGTGGGAGGAGATGAACCTGGTATAATATTGTTAATTTAGAGGGTGTTTGGTTTCAGCAGAGTCCTATCATATCGGATGTTTGATAcgaattagaagtattaaatataaattaatgataaaattaattgcataatatcggtgtttttactgtcggcctacctagggataccctaaggtagatGATTATTTGGtgtggctgctctctgttggttctctgactatctaggtatcccttcCCTTCTTTATATATCACAGGGGACGGAGTTCCTAGCAAGATtataaggtaggagtcctagtacgATTATAAGGTATGAGTCGTAATAGAATTACAGATaaaatcctagtaggaatcagacttctttttcctcatgggtagcttccttgcggtacctagGGGATTTATCCCTGGCACATAACTCtgggctaattcacgagataaatTTACCCATCAACTTCCTCTGGAAAAGAATGTCGATGCCTTTGAACTTTTACATTTCTAAATTGTAGAATCTGCTAAGTCTGAGATTATGAAAGCACTTCTCTATACATATGTTTTTTTATATCTCCGAACTAAATATATTGATGGTATTGATGTAAAAAATGCAAAAATCATATCATCTCGAAAAATAGATAAAAAATTGATCAAATCTTATCAAAAACATCTATTTCAATGCAAGTGGTTATCCAATGATGCATTTTGAATTGGCAAATTAATCACACAGGCTTTCCATTTTAGTCCATCTCTCCCCCTAAATTAATTACTTGTCATGCTGTTCTAGTCCAGTTTATCAAATTTTTGGTCAACTCAATGACGCAAAAGATATGGATATCGCATCCCGAAATGTGATCCCTAGGTGGCATAGTGTTTTGCTAGTTATGATGAACAAACATTCACCAAATGTGGTTCTTCCAATCGGCAATGTATGGTATGGGTGGTACTCCGGCTCCGTGGAGGAAAATATATCCCCCATCGTATTTAATTTCTGGCAGGAAGATAGAAAAAAAAGCTCTAAAAACACGATAGGGAGGGAAGACGCTCCCACCATATTTTATTAAGAGGAACCAAACGGGCTTCTGGTCGTGAAAAAACCCCGAACTCTAGCTGCGCCAGCGAGGAGGATCTTTTTATTGTGTAGCATCCAGGAATTCGAGCCTTAGGTGGGTGGCACCTCTACTAGATGTAGATGCTCTACCACTGAGCTACAAACTTATCTGAAAAAAAAGGTTATATGAAGTGCTTAAACTTTGCTACTGGGGGTTCAGGCCCATCCGATGCGCTGGATGAACACAATTCGCGCGCACAAAATTTTACTATACAAAATAACGAAAATTTTGAACTCACCCTGATAATTTACCTACTCAAATTTGATCAtcttggattttttttttgctacCTGCGTCCCCGCCAATGTAATAATCTGCAAACATCCCTGCTGCTCTCAGGATCTGATGTCCAAAAGGCCCAAAGTTTCAGACTTGCAGGAACCGACCGTTCTGCCACGGCGGACGCCAGGTGGCGCGCAGCGTGTATTCCTTCGTCCTGTGCCTTGCGTCGAGTTCTTCCATTTTCTCCGCCTGTCACGGCAGCCGGCAGGGACGACCCTCCAGCGGCAAGGTCAATCACGCCGGGACGCCCGGGTGGTACGTGCCCGATCGGGTTGATCGCCGATGCAGTCGCGCGCCGTCACCACAATGCGTGGCATCGTTGATCGGCGCCGGACCAGCTCCGGCTCCGGGACTTCTTGCTGCCGCTGCCGTGCGCGACGGACCCCCTGCCGTGGTCGTCCGTGGGCAACGTGTGGTGGTGGCTCGCTCGTGCCCGCTAGCTGCTGGTACGCCGGCGACGCCGGACGACGTACGGAATGCTGCGCATGTCCGTCGTAGAACCGGTGGCATGTCCTCCGTGCGCACGCCTTTGAATCTTGAACCGCATGAGAGTGGAGTTTTGGTAAACAAATGAAAGGTACCAGGAGAAGTTTTGGCATGCTGCAGCAGTAGCTTGTTTTGACAAAATTGCAGTTTTACTTGGGTACGCCGTACGTACGTACCACGTAAGGGTCCTTCAGAAACTTCATCACACGAGACTTTGAAGAACGATGGCTGTCTAGCTAGTTGCTTCCGTGCCTGGTTACCTACTACTGCTTGTTGGTAAATTATGCCAAAAAGGGCTGGTGGTGGTGCCGGTTTAGGCCATGGCGGGCGTGCCTCGAATACGCTTAGTTTTAAGGCAGGACGTGCAGGCCCATACATCTGCACTCCTAGCTAGTTGTAAACGGAATCTCCATTTCCGGCAGCAACGGCCGCACGTTCTCCCTACCGAACCTGCCCCGATTGTCATACCCCTCGAGACCCTACCGGCGGACACGAAGGTGACTTTTGGTAGCTTGCATGCACCAATCATGACCTGCCGGACCGCGCCGTCGAGGCACGCCTCCCGGCGAGGGAGCAACGGAAAGGAGGACACACATGCGCAGCACGGCCCCCCTGCCCCGGCCGGTGACGCGGtgctcgcgcgcgccgccggccgctggtCTAGTCCCGTCCGCTCCCTCGATCCGTTTCGCCTGCTAGGGAATCTGCAACGGTTCACAATGGAATTTGcaaagccgccgccgctcggttgCGCTTGCGGAGACGGCACCTGCCGTGGCGGCAGGGGCGCCACGCCGTCGCCCGCTTCCCCCTGCTCTTCCTCCCGTTTCCATCAGGCAGGCCCCACTCGCGTCGTCGATCGACAGATTGAAAACCGGCTGCTGGATCTCGGCGTGTGCTCGTGCGCGTGTGGATGCGGCTGCGGGTGTGGTTGGTGCCGTcggtgtcgtcgtcgtcgtccgtgTGGTCAGGTGCGTTCGCCTCCGTGGCTCCGTGCTGGCTTTGTTGGCTCGCGAGGGGGCCTCCCGGCGAGCGTCACGAGAGAGACTTTCGAGGCAGGGGAATGTGAAACGGCCAGCGCGTTGCAGCGGTACGCGTGGTCGGGATGGCCGGTCAGCCGAgccggatggcggcggcggcgacggcctgACCAATCGGCCGCCGGCCGGCTCCCTCGCGGTTGGTGGGGGAGCCGGAAGTCGCCCTCGCACGGCAGGGGCACGGACGCCGCCCGCCGTAACGTGGAGGGCGAACTGACGGTGGCACGATCAGCCGGGGTTGCATTGGGCGGCGTGCCGAGGCTGGTTGCATTGATttcgcggcggccggccggccggccggcgagacTCCTCGCCCTGTACTACCACGTcgagcgccggcgccggccgcggtGTGGTGGTTGTGCACGGCAAGGTTGAAACAAACACCTGAGGCCCGCCGGCGCGATGTGACACGACACGACACGACGGACGGATGGTTTGGCGTGGTTGTTGGGGGTCAAACTGCGCAGTCCACGAGTGACGCACCCGGTTTTTGGTTCGTGTGGGAGGCCGAGTCAAAGCAGAGGATTTGTTGCAGAGGCAGAGTTGAGTACGGGAGTTGTGCGAAACGCGAGACTCGCCGAGGGGCTTACCGTGCCCGAACGACGCGACACAGTGACTACTACATGTACAGGGGGATCCTGTTTCAGACTCCACGACCATCCTGTACCCAACTCGAAGTTCCCCGTGACGTGTGCTAGCATTACTACCCCTCGTGGCCTCGTCCCCAGCACACCATCGGCCGGCGTGCCGTGGCGTGGCGTCCGGCGCCCGCGAGGATGACGGTTCGTTCCGGCCCGGTTCTGTTTCCCTCTTCCCTCCCATGGAATGGAAGTCCGGGACCTCACCGTGACGTGGGGGGCGTAACCGCCTAACCATCCGGCGCTTGGATGCTGACGCCCGCGGAACAGCCTCTCTCACGGGTCGTCGTACAAGGGGAATCACGTGAGCCGTGCGCGGGTGCGCGACGCCTGGCCGCCGGAGTGCCGGACGCGTCGGCCTCGGCCCGTGCGCGTTCGCGACGGGGATCGACGGCCGCGACGGCCCCCGGAACGCGGCCGCGCACCGAGCCCAGAGGTGCGCTGCGCGCACGCACCGGCCGGCTCCGCTCGGGAACCAGCTGCGGGAGCGGGACCGCGAGCGGTTGCGTCAGGTCCCGGCCGTCACTTTCCAAGCCGCGGCGCCCGTGATCCGCGGAGCGAATGGCTCCACGGATTGAGCCGGCCTTAAGAAATCGCGGCACGGCGGCAGGTGCGAACGAGTCGGGCTTTGTCAGCATGTGCGCAGGGTGTGCCCCTGGAGCTTTTGATCAGCTCCGGTGCAGGAACATTTGGTCAGGTTTGGGGGCCGGAACtccacacacacgcacacaaaAGAAGCTTTGTATGCGAGAATGGCACAACATATTTGGACCGTGAATAGATTGATGAGTCCCATCGTCCTTGGTAGCAGATTCAGCTCAAGGAAGTCGAATACGCAAAACAGAAATGAAAGGAACATTTGCACCGTAAACAAGTTAGCACGTTCCGTCGTGCTAATTTGCTAGGACCCTGACTAGATTCCTTGCGGTAGTTCTCAGACCTCACTAGTAGTCATTCGGCCTGTTCACATTGCAATGATGCTTATATCCTGATTATTGTCTCTTGTTTCATGGGAAAAGTTCACAAGAAGTGCAGATGGAACACACTCTATCTGCCTCCCTCCCCCCAACCAACTCCGGCTGCAGGAATCTTCAGTTACACATGGATGTCAGGATCACGCGAGAAAGTACAGTTCTATGTTAGAAAAGGTACTTTTCAGCAAATATCATGCAGCACTTGCatatttcttttgtaaaattCTTCTAGAACAGTGAAGCCAAACTTACAAAATAAAAGGAAGAGAACAAGTTGAGCGAATCATCCGTGGAATATATGTGCAGAGTGAACAAACCAAGAAGGTTCATCAATCAAATTCGCTAGGACCCTCATTAGATTCTGTTTGGCACGACCGGGACCTCCTTAGCAGTAATGCGGTGATTGTTCACATTGGAATGGTAATTAGCGTTCTGATGACTGTCTTTCCTACCGTGAGAAAAATTGATGAGAAGCGATTTAAACACCCCCCCCATGTGGACTATAATAATCAACTAATTTTAGATCATAGGGAAAAATCTTAATATCAGAGTAGACATTTCAGGCATCTTCGATCACGTTTGCAGATTGGAACTCCGCAACAGCACAAAAAGAAAAGATAGGAATtccacaaaaaaaaaagaaatgtttgtttgtgtactAGAATGGCGCATTTCGCCAAATAAAGCGTGTGGGTGTGTACTCCTCTGTGTGTAAATCTCAGTATACGGCACAGTGAGGTCAAACACACAAAAATGAACAGAAAATTCTGAATGAATTGTTCGAAGGAATCCATTTGTACTGTATACAAATTAAGAAGTTC
The genomic region above belongs to Panicum hallii strain FIL2 chromosome 4, PHallii_v3.1, whole genome shotgun sequence and contains:
- the LOC112889921 gene encoding uncharacterized protein At1g66480-like, with amino-acid sequence MGNSIGGRRKGAKVMQLDGTAFRVKPPAFAGAVLRDHPGFQLLESEEVKLLGVRARPLAHDAQLRPGRLYFLVALPRPAAPPRRAWSGALHVGARERLESLMLTRRSTSDLSLPASAATAPASPLSTASEGGPVRLRMRLPKAQVEKLMAESRDGAEAAARIMQLCAANAGSGAATPERGILRTPERSPRFVPTPDWGVGAGAFAQTPERSPRFAATPDWGTGFMMPSGAGTAPRTPERWPALPRTPEYASPDVKASRKEKRTRFVALPDEIIA